The following proteins are co-located in the Dyadobacter chenwenxiniae genome:
- the nadC gene encoding carboxylating nicotinate-nucleotide diphosphorylase gives METNPHELRDLIRLALLEDIGDGDHSSLSCVPENATKRAQLLVKQDGILAGVEVAQIIFDETAATYNYPPLKINVLLLDGTYVKSKDVVFTVEGNARLILKAERLVLNTMQRMSGIATYARQMSDLIKDLPVKLLDTRKTTPNFRVFEKLAVKIGGAVNHRMGLYDMIMLKDNHVDYAGGIEPAILRASAYRQELGKNLKIEIETRNLEEVDEVLRVGMVDIIMLDNFSLNDLREAVKRIGGRYETEASGNITEKTLRAVAETGIDGISSGALTHQARSLDLSLKAF, from the coding sequence ATGGAAACGAACCCCCATGAATTGCGCGATCTGATCCGGCTTGCCTTGCTGGAAGATATTGGAGACGGCGATCATTCTTCCCTCTCCTGCGTGCCCGAAAATGCGACCAAGCGCGCGCAATTGCTCGTGAAGCAGGATGGAATTTTGGCGGGCGTTGAAGTTGCGCAGATCATTTTTGACGAGACCGCCGCTACATATAATTATCCCCCCCTAAAAATAAATGTGTTACTTCTTGACGGAACCTACGTCAAAAGCAAGGACGTGGTATTTACGGTTGAAGGAAATGCAAGATTGATCCTGAAAGCTGAGCGGCTGGTTCTCAACACCATGCAGCGCATGAGCGGCATTGCAACCTACGCCCGCCAGATGTCAGATTTGATCAAGGATTTACCCGTAAAGTTGCTTGATACCAGAAAAACGACGCCTAATTTTCGGGTTTTTGAAAAATTGGCTGTAAAAATCGGCGGCGCGGTCAACCACAGAATGGGCTTGTACGACATGATCATGCTGAAAGACAATCATGTGGATTATGCAGGCGGCATTGAACCGGCGATTTTGCGCGCAAGCGCCTATCGGCAGGAATTAGGTAAGAATTTAAAAATCGAAATAGAGACGAGAAATCTCGAAGAAGTCGACGAAGTGCTGCGTGTGGGGATGGTCGACATTATTATGCTGGATAATTTTTCACTCAATGACTTGCGCGAGGCCGTAAAGCGCATTGGCGGACGGTATGAAACGGAAGCTTCAGGAAACATTACGGAGAAAACATTGCGTGCCGTTGCGGAAACCGGGATCGACGGCATTTCGAGCGGTGCATTAACACACCAGGCAAGGAGTCTGGATTTAAGTTTAAAAGCTTTCTAA
- a CDS encoding helix-hairpin-helix domain-containing protein — MIKQTTLTYAFKLKMLHRAVLPRLVLALIFVFNSKNLSAQEPPRREIDIDPFIQNLITDPSEEADYSELYESLFALYAEPMDINKVNRDDLAALMLLSEIQLNSFFKYREQLGSLISLYELQAIPDFDLATIYRLLPFVTVHPQTLSLAKSLKNPSQHFLIVRSGQLMEKQKGFLPADSGSTASRYNGKPLYGYLKYRNSRAGVYSYGFSMEKDAGETWWNWNVKRQILGSDFSSFHAQIMNQGKIKNLIVGDYQMQTGQGLVMAAGFSLGKGAEVISAAYRSTLGLKPYTSALESNFFRGTAATFSISKHFELTTFYSYAKRDATVSNDNDHIASSLPVTGYHRTASERDKHNNLSEQNIGTHLLFKLPSRAGQLGLTLLNTNYNMTLQKRNAAYNRYEFAGKHNLIVGLHGDYRWQNVHFFGEAARSESGGLGAIAGLIAALGKKFDFSLLGRHYDRNFHTFYGNATAEATRPINETGGYAGFRYAPNRRWRLSAYYDYFKFPWLKYLVDAPSKGYDYYFHILWKPNKRFNAYALYHQKKKQRNAPADKNEDGLFSTVRKTATINVEYEKPLRFSLKTRLQSGNLAYIKISKSNGFTVLQDVSWQFPRLELSARVAYFKTDDYDSRQYVYEKDMLYAFSIPAYSDVGTRHYLMARYAVSKNMKLWLRWSQTRYANLDKISSGLNEINGDKRSELKAQVMYQF, encoded by the coding sequence ATGATTAAACAAACTACATTAACATACGCATTTAAGTTGAAAATGCTGCATCGGGCGGTTCTGCCGCGTCTCGTCCTCGCACTCATTTTTGTATTTAATTCAAAAAACCTTTCCGCCCAGGAGCCGCCACGCAGGGAAATTGACATTGATCCCTTCATCCAAAACCTGATCACCGATCCTTCCGAAGAGGCCGATTACAGCGAACTCTACGAATCGCTCTTTGCATTATATGCAGAGCCAATGGACATTAATAAGGTCAACCGGGATGACCTGGCAGCCTTAATGCTCCTTTCCGAAATCCAGCTAAATTCCTTTTTCAAATACCGCGAGCAGCTCGGTTCGCTCATTTCCCTTTACGAATTACAAGCCATTCCAGACTTTGATCTGGCCACGATTTATCGGTTACTGCCATTTGTGACGGTTCATCCGCAAACATTGTCCCTGGCCAAGTCGCTGAAAAATCCTTCCCAGCATTTCCTGATTGTCCGGTCCGGCCAATTAATGGAAAAACAAAAGGGCTTCCTACCCGCTGATTCCGGCTCCACGGCGTCAAGATATAATGGTAAGCCACTTTACGGCTATCTGAAATACAGAAATTCCCGCGCCGGTGTTTACAGTTACGGCTTCTCCATGGAAAAAGACGCCGGCGAGACGTGGTGGAACTGGAATGTAAAACGGCAGATCCTCGGCTCGGATTTCTCTTCCTTTCACGCCCAGATCATGAATCAGGGCAAGATCAAAAACCTGATCGTTGGCGATTATCAAATGCAGACCGGACAAGGGCTTGTTATGGCAGCAGGATTTTCGCTGGGCAAGGGCGCGGAAGTCATAAGCGCTGCATACCGAAGCACATTAGGGCTGAAACCTTACACATCCGCATTGGAATCCAACTTTTTCCGCGGAACCGCAGCGACATTTTCAATATCAAAGCATTTTGAGCTTACTACTTTTTATTCCTACGCTAAAAGGGATGCAACTGTAAGTAATGATAATGATCACATTGCCAGCTCGTTGCCTGTAACCGGTTACCATCGTACAGCCAGCGAACGGGACAAGCATAATAATCTTTCAGAACAAAATATCGGCACGCATCTGCTCTTCAAATTGCCTTCCAGGGCGGGCCAGCTTGGCCTGACATTGCTCAATACAAACTATAACATGACGCTGCAAAAGCGAAACGCTGCCTACAATCGCTATGAATTTGCCGGAAAGCACAATCTGATTGTGGGCCTCCATGGCGATTACCGATGGCAGAATGTGCATTTTTTCGGAGAAGCCGCCCGCTCTGAAAGTGGCGGTTTGGGAGCTATCGCTGGTTTGATCGCAGCATTAGGCAAAAAGTTTGATTTCAGCTTGCTGGGAAGACATTATGACCGCAATTTTCACACATTTTATGGAAATGCCACTGCTGAGGCAACGCGGCCGATCAATGAAACGGGCGGATATGCGGGCTTTCGTTATGCGCCAAACCGGCGTTGGAGGCTAAGTGCTTATTATGATTATTTCAAATTTCCCTGGCTGAAATATCTGGTCGATGCGCCTTCGAAGGGCTATGATTATTATTTCCACATTCTCTGGAAGCCCAATAAGCGCTTCAACGCTTATGCTTTGTATCACCAAAAGAAAAAGCAGCGTAATGCGCCCGCAGATAAAAATGAAGACGGGCTTTTTTCCACAGTCCGCAAAACGGCTACGATTAATGTGGAATATGAAAAACCGCTTCGGTTTTCCCTAAAAACACGCTTGCAGAGTGGTAACCTCGCTTACATAAAAATTTCAAAATCAAATGGTTTTACTGTTTTGCAAGATGTGAGCTGGCAATTTCCCAGGCTGGAATTGAGTGCGCGTGTGGCGTATTTCAAAACGGATGATTATGACAGCCGCCAATATGTTTATGAAAAAGACATGCTTTACGCCTTCTCTATTCCGGCCTATTCTGACGTCGGTACACGGCATTATCTCATGGCACGTTATGCGGTTTCTAAAAATATGAAGCTGTGGCTCAGATGGTCGCAAACGCGTTATGCTAATCTGGATAAAATCAGTTCGGGCCTCAATGAAATTAATGGTGACAAACGAAGCGAGTTGAAGGCCCAGGTAATGTATCAGTTTTAA
- the recQ gene encoding DNA helicase RecQ gives MQDNKLEALKKYFGYDSFRPQQAEIIDTVMAGKDCLVLMPTGGGKSVCFQIPAILKDGLTVVISPLIALMKDQVEALRGNGVNAAFLNSSLSGSEQDSVMWQAKVGELKLLYIAPERLFSGNTFDFLREWNVKLFAVDESHCISSWGHDFRPEYRSLNTLKMRFPDIPVIALTATADRVTRRDILKQLNIESAETFIASFDRPNLSLSVLPGRKRMQQIQEFLKKHEGQAGIIYCLSRKGTETVAASLKNAGFKADYYHAGLAPDKRSRVQEQFLKDDIQVIVATIAFGMGIDKSNVRWVIHYNLPSNVESFYQEIGRAGRDGSASDTVLFYSFLDIITRQDMINNSDQSAEQKELLHAKLNRMKQYAEADICRRRILLSYFNEAVDYDCGNCDVCRNPRTRFDATVIAQKALSGIARTDQKIAMGMLIDILRGSRNRNILQHGYDRLPTFGVGNELRGEEWAEYISQLLNSGVMDIAYDEAHSFKLNPVSKQVLKGERKVELVKFIPISERKAKEEELVPKEKPKQEIIRDALFERLRILRKQMADALGVPPYVVFSDATLSEMAQKKPISEAQMKAVSGIGAEKFRRYGETFINEILAFARENTKPGTRVVKGLTYVETLDLYKEGYSLKIIAEKRDLSTVTIISHLIKLKEDGHDIDLRGLIDNQAYNTIIQAAAEIQVGKNDPLKPLFELLNEQFDYGQIRLALALFEESRN, from the coding sequence ATGCAAGACAACAAACTAGAAGCACTAAAAAAATATTTTGGTTACGACTCCTTCCGCCCGCAGCAAGCCGAAATCATTGACACCGTTATGGCAGGCAAAGATTGCCTCGTCCTCATGCCGACCGGCGGCGGAAAATCAGTTTGCTTTCAAATTCCTGCCATCCTCAAAGACGGTCTGACGGTGGTCATTTCACCATTGATCGCATTGATGAAAGATCAGGTGGAAGCCCTGCGGGGAAATGGTGTAAATGCTGCCTTTTTAAACTCTTCACTGTCTGGCTCTGAGCAGGATAGCGTTATGTGGCAGGCCAAAGTAGGAGAATTAAAATTGCTCTACATTGCGCCCGAGCGGCTTTTCTCAGGCAATACATTTGATTTTCTACGCGAGTGGAATGTAAAGTTATTCGCTGTGGACGAATCGCATTGTATTTCTTCCTGGGGACATGATTTTCGACCGGAATACAGGTCGCTGAACACATTGAAAATGCGTTTTCCGGACATTCCGGTGATCGCATTAACCGCAACGGCGGACCGGGTGACACGCCGCGACATTCTGAAACAGCTTAACATTGAATCTGCTGAAACATTCATCGCCAGTTTCGACAGGCCCAACCTCAGCCTGAGCGTGCTTCCGGGCAGGAAGCGCATGCAGCAGATCCAGGAATTTTTGAAAAAACACGAAGGACAAGCCGGCATCATTTATTGTCTGAGCCGGAAGGGAACCGAAACCGTGGCTGCAAGCCTGAAAAACGCCGGTTTCAAAGCCGATTATTACCACGCAGGATTAGCGCCGGATAAGCGGTCGCGCGTGCAGGAGCAGTTTCTGAAAGACGACATTCAAGTAATCGTGGCCACGATTGCGTTCGGAATGGGGATCGATAAATCCAATGTGCGCTGGGTTATTCATTACAACCTGCCCTCGAATGTCGAGAGCTTTTACCAGGAAATCGGCCGGGCCGGTCGCGATGGATCTGCTTCGGACACGGTGTTATTTTACAGCTTTCTGGACATCATTACGAGACAGGATATGATCAATAATTCCGATCAGTCGGCGGAGCAGAAGGAGCTTTTGCACGCCAAACTGAACCGGATGAAGCAATATGCGGAAGCGGATATCTGCCGGCGACGCATTCTGCTGAGTTATTTCAATGAAGCCGTTGATTATGATTGCGGGAACTGCGACGTTTGCCGAAACCCCAGAACAAGATTTGACGCCACTGTAATTGCCCAGAAAGCGCTCTCCGGCATTGCCAGAACAGATCAAAAGATCGCTATGGGTATGCTAATTGACATTTTGAGAGGCAGCCGCAACCGAAACATCTTACAGCACGGTTACGACCGGCTGCCAACTTTCGGCGTGGGCAATGAGTTGCGCGGCGAAGAATGGGCGGAATACATTAGCCAGCTGTTGAATTCCGGGGTGATGGACATTGCCTATGACGAAGCACATTCATTTAAGCTGAATCCGGTCAGTAAGCAGGTTTTGAAAGGCGAGCGGAAAGTTGAGCTGGTGAAATTTATTCCAATTTCTGAGCGCAAAGCCAAGGAAGAAGAGCTTGTCCCGAAAGAAAAACCAAAACAGGAAATCATCCGCGACGCGCTTTTCGAAAGACTGCGCATTTTGAGAAAACAAATGGCTGATGCACTGGGTGTTCCGCCTTACGTGGTTTTCAGTGACGCAACACTTTCTGAAATGGCACAGAAAAAACCGATCTCCGAAGCGCAGATGAAAGCTGTTTCGGGGATCGGTGCAGAAAAATTCCGTCGCTACGGAGAAACATTCATCAATGAAATCCTGGCCTTTGCAAGAGAAAATACAAAGCCCGGAACCCGCGTCGTAAAGGGATTGACCTACGTAGAAACACTGGATTTGTACAAAGAAGGTTACTCTTTAAAAATAATTGCAGAAAAACGTGATCTGAGTACAGTCACAATTATTTCTCATCTAATAAAATTAAAGGAAGACGGCCATGACATTGATTTGCGAGGACTAATTGATAATCAAGCCTATAACACCATTATACAGGCTGCGGCGGAAATACAAGTAGGAAAAAACGATCCGCTGAAACCATTGTTCGAGCTTTTGAACGAGCAATTTGACTATGGGCAAATCCGGCTCGCACTTGCACTTTTCGAGGAATCACGAAATTAA
- a CDS encoding RidA family protein, with protein sequence MSRQNILSGSPWEDKMGYCRAVRIGNIIEVAGTVAIVDGEKVKADDAFAQTNNIIERIEKVLQDAGAGLSDVIRTRIFTTDISLFEDIAKAHGAYFKDIKPTTGIYEISKLVAPEYLVEIEFTAVAQ encoded by the coding sequence ATGTCAAGACAAAATATACTCTCCGGTTCTCCCTGGGAAGACAAAATGGGTTACTGCCGCGCGGTGCGCATTGGTAACATTATAGAAGTTGCAGGAACAGTCGCCATCGTCGACGGAGAAAAAGTGAAGGCAGACGATGCTTTTGCGCAGACGAATAATATTATTGAAAGAATTGAAAAAGTTTTGCAGGATGCCGGAGCAGGATTAAGTGATGTTATCCGAACACGCATTTTCACAACAGATATCAGCCTGTTTGAAGACATTGCCAAAGCACACGGTGCATATTTTAAGGATATCAAGCCTACTACGGGCATTTATGAGATCAGTAAACTCGTTGCTCCGGAATACCTGGTAGAAATTGAATTTACCGCAGTTGCGCAATAA
- a CDS encoding DEAD/DEAH box helicase: MENEKKEKLSNFLLRRTEKDVLSRGRSIYSSGGLKVSKLDYNGPGNAEFKVKSDYSIQFYQIYIRDFLTPQITTECSCPDKNGLCKHRVAGILYILDKMPTIKQVVHEMSSTVIDLAEIKEQQLRNLVLEDTWKNREFIRNVSILSAKEGEAQCLVQENDEDFTVDFQRIKSTKQVHTSCTCNQQLWVPLCQHKLAALLKLREELGERAFEVMRDLTVEKNNLLAEYGYSLEDDMKGRFEFKLDEDGGLYLIKADPALQKVGPYQDWNTLRERILPAQNVSFSVSADSQQEEEDRISIFVFWSKGKNHLLDIGFGVFSVKYSTKSEKITNIRNIAGGSSHYYSADEIPVLTDADARLVRIAKHWEEGLQKFIRKQGWAYNAYLHFDDVSSEQRYEARNYVGKQLNRIFNDLDAERVYLADGDYVTSNNQLTQLELHREPVKLFFVLTEDKEFITLNPYVELIAGSPLELQKVISLDSFWLGIHNDKTLFRWAGISEAEMVAYLGQTGYKIRVKKEFSEEFLRDWIIPVAEQFDVIFQTRHEVLSRPLTFSKPRIFLKEDDANLLIVPNFVYKDEKEEGSEVTFMHDQRRSKTGFEDNKITMLERDLPAENAVWEWLKSLNAAFANQTGQPFFYVPLDQVMKGGWLFSFVEAVGKKKYELLGFKDLKKMRFNPNRGTVKVNASSGIDWFDMTVEITFGDQRISLADAKKALLKKQNYVQLQDGSLGVLPDEWISKLEPLLQFGRVNGEKIHLSKIHFSLIDELVSETDNEEVFRELYEKKQKLLNFKQIPNVALPGNVNATLRQYQEEGYKWIHFLDEFGWGGCLADDMGLGKTLQMLTFLQQQKNLNPSNTNLVVVPTTLIFNWQAEAAKFTPELSLYVHRGMARRKDIDFFREYDIILTTYGTMRSDVELLRKFDFNYIVLDEAQAIKNPDSLTSKASRLLHAKNRLTMTGTPVENNTFDLYSQFEFLNPGMLGHADFFRSEYATPIDKYQDKEKAAELRKLVYPFMLKRTKEEVATDLPDKTETILFCEMGVKQRKVYDTFREKYRLEIAEKLATEGLNKSSFLILEALLKLRQICDSPSILSGDEDFGNESAKLEEIVREIEENASNHKILIFSQFLGMLDLIRQHLEKVNIPYEYLDGQTVDRAGRVNRFQSDQTCRVFLMSLKAGGVGLNLTEADYVYLVDPWWNPAVERQAIDRTHRIGQTRKVFAYKMICKDTIEEKILLLQQRKQDLAEDLVGGESGFIKKLSQEDIMGLFS, encoded by the coding sequence ATGGAAAACGAAAAGAAGGAGAAATTATCCAACTTCTTATTAAGACGGACGGAGAAGGATGTATTGTCAAGAGGGCGTTCCATTTATAGCAGCGGGGGATTAAAAGTTTCCAAGCTCGACTATAACGGTCCGGGTAATGCCGAATTTAAGGTCAAGAGCGACTATTCTATTCAATTTTACCAAATATATATCCGGGATTTTCTTACGCCCCAGATCACTACTGAGTGTTCTTGCCCGGATAAGAATGGCCTTTGCAAGCACCGCGTGGCAGGAATCCTTTACATTCTGGATAAAATGCCGACCATTAAGCAGGTTGTTCATGAAATGAGCAGCACGGTGATTGATCTGGCCGAGATCAAAGAACAGCAACTGCGAAATCTCGTTTTGGAAGACACCTGGAAAAACAGGGAGTTTATCCGGAATGTAAGCATACTTTCAGCCAAAGAGGGTGAGGCACAATGCCTTGTCCAGGAAAATGACGAGGATTTTACCGTCGATTTTCAGCGGATCAAAAGCACAAAGCAAGTTCACACATCCTGCACGTGTAATCAGCAACTTTGGGTTCCGCTATGTCAGCACAAACTGGCTGCATTGCTCAAACTGCGGGAAGAATTGGGCGAACGCGCATTTGAAGTCATGCGCGATCTGACGGTTGAAAAAAACAACCTGCTAGCCGAATACGGCTATTCCCTGGAAGATGATATGAAAGGGAGGTTTGAGTTCAAGCTGGACGAAGACGGCGGCCTTTATCTGATCAAGGCTGACCCTGCATTGCAGAAAGTAGGCCCATATCAGGATTGGAACACATTAAGAGAACGCATATTGCCCGCTCAGAATGTGTCTTTCAGCGTTTCTGCGGATAGCCAGCAGGAAGAGGAAGACCGGATCTCTATTTTTGTTTTCTGGTCAAAAGGGAAAAATCACTTGCTGGACATTGGGTTCGGCGTTTTTTCTGTCAAATACAGCACAAAATCAGAGAAGATTACCAACATCCGGAATATCGCCGGAGGTTCCAGCCATTATTATTCTGCGGACGAAATTCCCGTCTTAACGGACGCCGACGCCCGGCTTGTGCGAATAGCGAAGCATTGGGAAGAAGGGTTACAGAAATTCATTCGCAAGCAAGGTTGGGCTTATAATGCCTATCTGCATTTTGACGACGTAAGCTCGGAACAGCGTTACGAAGCCAGAAATTACGTCGGGAAGCAGTTGAACAGGATTTTCAATGACCTGGATGCCGAGCGCGTTTATCTGGCAGACGGCGACTATGTGACAAGCAATAACCAGCTCACCCAGCTGGAATTGCACCGCGAGCCTGTTAAGCTTTTCTTCGTTCTCACAGAGGATAAGGAGTTTATCACATTAAATCCTTATGTGGAGCTCATTGCAGGAAGTCCTTTGGAACTACAAAAAGTGATTTCCCTCGATAGTTTCTGGCTGGGCATTCATAATGATAAAACACTTTTCCGCTGGGCAGGAATCAGCGAGGCCGAAATGGTCGCTTACCTGGGCCAGACGGGATATAAAATTAGGGTTAAGAAAGAATTTTCAGAGGAGTTTTTGCGAGACTGGATCATTCCGGTCGCAGAGCAGTTCGACGTAATTTTCCAAACGCGGCATGAAGTGCTGTCCAGGCCATTGACTTTCAGTAAGCCAAGGATTTTCTTGAAAGAGGATGACGCTAACCTGCTGATCGTTCCCAATTTTGTTTATAAGGATGAAAAGGAGGAAGGCTCCGAAGTAACGTTCATGCACGACCAGCGACGGAGCAAAACGGGTTTTGAGGACAATAAAATCACCATGCTTGAACGCGACCTTCCTGCCGAAAACGCAGTTTGGGAGTGGTTGAAATCGCTGAACGCGGCTTTTGCAAATCAGACTGGCCAGCCTTTTTTCTATGTTCCTCTGGATCAGGTGATGAAAGGCGGATGGCTTTTCAGTTTCGTAGAGGCAGTTGGCAAGAAGAAATATGAGCTTTTGGGTTTCAAAGACCTGAAAAAAATGCGCTTCAACCCGAACCGCGGAACGGTGAAAGTGAATGCTTCCTCAGGAATCGACTGGTTTGATATGACAGTGGAGATCACTTTTGGAGACCAGCGGATTTCACTTGCAGACGCTAAAAAAGCATTGCTGAAAAAGCAGAATTACGTGCAGTTGCAGGACGGTTCGCTAGGCGTGTTGCCTGATGAATGGATCAGCAAGCTGGAACCATTATTGCAATTTGGTCGGGTAAATGGTGAGAAAATTCATTTATCCAAAATCCATTTCTCGTTAATCGATGAACTCGTTTCGGAAACGGATAACGAAGAAGTTTTCCGGGAGCTTTATGAAAAAAAGCAAAAACTGCTCAATTTCAAGCAAATTCCCAATGTGGCCCTGCCTGGAAATGTGAATGCGACATTAAGGCAATATCAGGAAGAGGGCTATAAATGGATACATTTTCTGGATGAATTCGGCTGGGGCGGCTGTTTGGCGGATGATATGGGTTTAGGAAAAACCCTGCAAATGCTGACATTTTTGCAACAACAAAAAAACCTGAATCCAAGCAATACGAATCTCGTCGTAGTTCCTACCACATTGATATTCAACTGGCAAGCGGAAGCTGCTAAGTTTACGCCCGAACTAAGCCTTTATGTCCATCGTGGAATGGCGCGACGGAAAGACATTGATTTTTTCCGCGAATATGACATTATCCTCACCACTTACGGCACCATGCGCAGTGATGTGGAGTTGCTCCGGAAATTTGATTTCAATTACATTGTGCTGGATGAGGCGCAAGCCATAAAAAATCCGGATTCGCTCACTTCGAAAGCTTCCAGATTATTGCATGCAAAGAACCGCTTGACGATGACGGGAACGCCGGTTGAGAACAACACATTTGACCTTTATTCGCAATTTGAGTTCTTGAATCCCGGAATGCTGGGCCACGCGGACTTTTTCCGCAGCGAATACGCGACGCCAATCGACAAATATCAGGACAAGGAAAAGGCGGCAGAATTGCGCAAGCTCGTCTATCCTTTTATGCTAAAACGTACAAAAGAGGAAGTTGCAACAGATTTGCCGGATAAAACAGAAACGATATTGTTCTGCGAAATGGGCGTTAAGCAACGCAAGGTTTACGATACATTCCGCGAAAAGTACAGGCTTGAAATTGCAGAAAAACTCGCTACGGAAGGCTTGAATAAGAGCAGCTTCCTGATCCTGGAAGCACTGTTGAAGCTAAGACAGATCTGCGATTCACCCTCAATATTATCAGGTGATGAAGACTTTGGAAATGAATCAGCCAAGCTGGAAGAGATTGTAAGGGAAATTGAGGAGAATGCTTCAAATCATAAAATATTGATTTTTAGCCAGTTCCTGGGAATGCTGGATTTGATTCGTCAGCATCTTGAAAAAGTTAACATTCCATATGAATACCTGGACGGGCAAACAGTAGACCGCGCCGGTCGTGTAAATCGTTTTCAGAGTGATCAGACTTGCCGCGTGTTCCTGATGAGCCTTAAAGCAGGTGGTGTAGGCCTTAACCTCACCGAAGCGGACTACGTCTACTTAGTTGATCCATGGTGGAACCCCGCCGTGGAGCGCCAAGCCATTGACCGGACACACAGAATCGGTCAGACGCGTAAAGTGTTTGCTTATAAGATGATTTGCAAGGATACGATTGAAGAGAAAATTCTTTTGCTTCAACAACGGAAGCAAGACCTGGCGGAAGACCTGGTTGGAGGAGAATCGGGTTTTATCAAAAAACTTAGTCAGGAGGACATTATGGGGCTTTTCAGTTAA
- a CDS encoding NUDIX domain-containing protein: MNVRPSAIIFQDERVLTLRYCYGDQEVYALPGGNPDPGECLSQALSRELHEELGVQTEVNHMALCGEVIWPEVKKETLHIVFLASITEGIPALNPVHTSALEMVWLPLAELDSKLLYPNVGKQIIGICHNAANPGHIGVIEQPYIK; encoded by the coding sequence ATGAATGTCCGTCCTTCTGCCATTATTTTTCAAGATGAGCGCGTGCTCACTTTACGCTATTGTTATGGGGATCAGGAGGTTTATGCGTTGCCCGGGGGCAACCCTGATCCGGGAGAATGTCTTTCACAAGCACTTTCAAGAGAGCTTCATGAAGAGCTGGGAGTTCAGACGGAGGTCAACCATATGGCCTTATGCGGGGAAGTGATCTGGCCGGAGGTTAAAAAAGAAACGCTTCATATCGTTTTTCTGGCATCGATTACGGAAGGTATTCCGGCATTGAACCCGGTCCATACTTCCGCTTTGGAAATGGTCTGGTTGCCGCTCGCGGAACTGGACAGTAAACTTCTTTATCCCAATGTTGGCAAACAAATTATCGGCATCTGCCATAATGCGGCTAATCCGGGCCACATTGGCGTAATTGAGCAACCTTATATCAAATAG
- the lpcA gene encoding D-sedoheptulose 7-phosphate isomerase — protein sequence MDYANIISQELKEAQSVLDQFLNDPIQIEKIEKAARLMADAILANGKIISCGNGGSHCDAMHFAEELTGRYRDNRRSLPAIAISDVSHLSCVSNDYGYEFVFSRFIEGLGQPGDVLFGLSTSGNSGNIIRATEAARAKGMKVIIMSGKDGGKLAGAADIEIRVPHFGYADRIQEIHIKVIHIFMLLIEKMVLQE from the coding sequence ATGGATTACGCGAACATTATCAGTCAGGAATTGAAGGAAGCGCAAAGCGTGTTAGACCAATTTTTGAACGATCCGATTCAAATTGAAAAAATAGAAAAAGCGGCACGATTAATGGCGGACGCGATTTTAGCAAACGGAAAAATCATCTCCTGCGGAAATGGGGGCTCACATTGCGACGCCATGCATTTCGCCGAAGAGCTAACGGGCCGCTATCGCGATAATCGTCGTTCATTGCCTGCCATTGCCATTTCCGACGTGAGCCATTTGAGCTGCGTGAGCAATGATTATGGTTACGAATTTGTATTTTCACGTTTTATCGAAGGCTTGGGACAACCCGGCGACGTCCTGTTCGGGCTCAGCACAAGTGGGAACTCAGGAAATATTATCAGGGCGACAGAAGCGGCAAGAGCAAAGGGCATGAAAGTGATCATTATGTCGGGAAAAGATGGCGGGAAACTCGCCGGAGCAGCAGACATTGAGATCCGCGTGCCGCACTTTGGCTATGCCGACCGCATCCAGGAAATACACATTAAGGTGATCCATATTTTCATGCTTTTGATTGAAAAAATGGTTTTGCAGGAATAA